One genomic region from Xenopus laevis strain J_2021 chromosome 2L, Xenopus_laevis_v10.1, whole genome shotgun sequence encodes:
- the LOC108707924 gene encoding U2 small nuclear ribonucleoprotein auxiliary factor 35 kDa subunit-related protein 2, which yields MVACVEIVLETGLYGTADSLPTDSRNDMTSLNPQPVSGHKQFRAQLKKERRQKKRQALAKLRAEEENNKDEPCSEEEEEDDDEIQLEIERQRLHEEWLLRETKAQEEFMLKKEKKEAAKRREEVERQLIAEWRENEELKEKQENEEQRKKREKEEAAQRLLDEAESQLENGDTWHNPEAPEGYGTEKDRANCPFYLKTGACRFGERCSRKHNYPSSSQTLLIRSMFVTFGMEQCRRDDYDTDASLEYGDEEIYQHFLEFYADVVPEFKSVGKVVQFKVSCNFELHLRGNVYVQYQTEEECLKAFTQFNGRWYASRQLQCEFSPVTRWKTAICGLFERQKCPRGKHCNFLHVYKNPNNEFWEANRDIHISPDRSTVSERKERSSRHADHGHHRRYHSPSPDYSYNRNGDSKRKKSSHHDKNKKKHRSRRSRSQEKKTRSGGGKKKHKHKSRASSRSRSRGRKRSKSKERSKSNSSSRSRSQGRKRSRSPEISKNQTTSRSRSRGRKRSRSPEMSKSQTTSRSRSRGRKRSRSPERQRSKSRDPSSSRSQGRRRSKSQSPTIPK from the exons ATGGTAGCCTGTGTGGAGATAGTGTTAGAGACAGGACTGTATGGAACTGCTGATAGTCTTCCCACTGACTCCAGGAACGATATGACATCGCTTAACCCGCAGCCAGTAAGCGG CCATAAACAATTCAGAGCACAGCTGAAGAAAGAAAGACGTCAGAAAAAGAGGCAGGCGCTTGCAAAATTAAGAGCGGAAG AGGAGAATAACAAGGATGAACCGTgttctgaagaagaagaagaagacgatgATGAAATTCAGCTTGAGATTGAAAG GCAAAGGTTACATGAAGAATGGCTACTTCGAGAGACGAAAGCTCAGGAGGAGTTTAtgctaaagaaagaaaaaaaggaggcAGCAAAGAGGCGGGAAGAAGTGGAG agaCAATTAATAGCCGAGTGGCGTGAAAATGAAGAATTAAAAGAGAAGCAAGAAAATGAGGAACAGAGGAAGAAGCGAGAAAAAGAG GAAGCCGCGCAGAGGTTGCTGGATGAAGCGGAAAGTCAG cttgAAAATGGAGATACCTGGCATAACCCGGAGGCACCAGAAGGATATGGCACAGAAAAGGACCGAGCCAACTGCCCTTTCTATCTCAAAACTGGCGCTTGCAGATTTGGGGAAAG GTGTTCCCGTAAGCACAACTACCCGTCTTCCAGCCAAACTCTCCTCATCCGCAGTATGTTTGTTACATTTGGCATGGAACAGTGTAGGAGGGATGATTACGACACAGATGCCAGTCTGGAATATGGCGACGAGGAAATTTACCAACATTTCCTCGAGTTTTACGCTGACGTAGTGCCTGAATTTAAGAGTGTGGGCAAAGTTGTCCAGTTTAAG GTTAGCTGCAACTTTGAGCTGCACTTAAGAGGAAATGTATATGTTCAATATCAGAC GGAAGAAGAGTGTTTGAAGGCCTTTACTCAGTTTAATGGAAGATGGTATGCTTCTCGGCAGCTTCAGTGTGAATTCTCTCCTGTAACAAGATGGAAAACTGCCATATGTG gTTTATTTGAAAGGCAAAAATGTCCCAGAGGCAAGCACTGCAATTTCTTACATGTGTATAAAAACCCAAACAATGAATTTTGGGAGGCCAATAGAGACATTCACATCTCACCAGACAGATCTACAGTATCTGAGAGAAAGGAGCGATCAAGCCGGCATGCAGATCATGGACACCATCGAAGGTATCACAGCCCTAGTCCAGATTACTCCTATAATAGAAATGGAGATTCCAAGAGGAAGAAGAGCAGCCACcatgacaaaaacaaaaagaaacaccGCTCTCGTAGATCGAGAAGCCAAGAAAAGAAAACACGTAGCGGCGGTGGCAAGAAAAAACACAAGCACAAAAGCAGAGCTTCCTCCAGGTCCAGAAGCCGAGGCAGGAAACGATCAAAAAGCAAGGAGAGAAGTAAGAGCAACAGTTCTTCCAGGTCAAGAAGCCAAGGCAGGAAACGCTCAAGAAGTCCGGAAATAAGCAAGAACCAAACAACTTCCAGATCAAGAAGCCGTGGCAGGAAACGGTCAAGAAGTCCGGAAATGAGCAAGAGCCAAACAACTTCCAGATCAAGAAGCCGTGGCAGGAAACGGTCAAGAAGTCCGGAAAGGCAAAGGAGCAAGAGCAGAGATCCTTCCAGTTCTAGAAGCCAAGGAAGAAGGCGGTCAAAAAGTCAAAGTCCAACAATACCCAAATAG